In Cumulibacter manganitolerans, the genomic window GGACCGGACGACGTGTGGGTCGATCACGGCCGTGGTCTCCGGCGGGCCGCCGCCGACCTCGGCAGCGTGGCCGCCGTGACCGAGCTCGCGCAGCGGCTCGCCGCGCGCGCCGGCCGCCGCCTCGACGCCGCGCACCCGTGGGTCGACGCCACCCTCCCTGACGGGTCCCGGCTGCACGCCGTCATCCCGCCGATCGCCGGCGGCTGCGCGCTGGTGTCGATCCGCACGATGCGCCGGCGCACGCTGCGCCTGGTCGACCTGGTCGAGGGCGGTCTGGATCCGGCCGTGGCCGACCTGCTCGTCGAGATGGTCACCGCCCGGCTGTCCTTCCTGGTCAGCGGCGGGACGGGTTCGGGCAAGACGACGCTGTTGTCGATGCTGCTCGAGCACGTCGCTGCGGACGAGCGTGTCGTGGTCGTGGAGGACGCCGACGAGCTGCGCCCGGACCACCCGCACACGGTGAAGCTGCTCTCGCGCCCGGCCAACATCGAGGGCAGCGGCGAGGTCCCGCTGCGCACGCTGGTGCGTCAGGCGCTGCGGATGCGGCCCGACCGGATCGTGGTCGGCGAGGTACGCGGGGCAGAGGTCACCGAGCTGCTGATGGCGCTCAACACCGGTCACCACGGCGGCGCGGGCACCGTGCACGCCAACAGCGTGCACGACGTACCCGCCCGGATCTGCGCCCTGGGCATGCTGGCCGACCTCTCGGCCGACGCGGTGCAGGCCCAGCTCACCTCGGCGGTCGACGTCCTCGTGCACGTCGGCCGGTCGCCTGACGGTCACCGCGGCGTCGAGCAGATCGCGCTGCTGCGCGCCGAGGATCGCCGTCCGGTCGTGCTCCCGGTGTGGCGACGCCGCGGCGGCTTCACCGCCGACGCGCGGCTGCTCGACGAGCTGCTGGGCGAGGCGCGATGACCGGCGTGGCCGTGCTCGCGCTCGTCGCCGCGGCGCTGGCGGTGTGGCCGGCGCCGGCAGTGGGCCGACGGTCGGGCGGCGCACCGAGGTGGTCTCGGTGGCGGCCACTCCCCGGCCGACCCTCGGTCGACCGGCCCCGCGACCGGGTGGCCGCGTCCTTCCTGCTGGGGACGGCCGCGCTGCTCGTCGCACCTCCGCACGCGGCTGTGAGCGCAGCGCTGCTGTCCTTCGTGCTGCTGACGAGCTGGGCGCTGTCCCGGCGCGGTCGTCGCCGCCTCCTCGAGCAGTCCGCCGACTGCGACACCCTGCACGCCCTGGCCGCCGAGCTGCGGGCGGGTCACTCGCTGGCGGTGGCGCTGCGCGCGACCGCCGCCACGGGGACGGCGCCGCTGTGCCGTGGCGCCGGCCGGGCCGCCCATGCCGTCGTGATGGGCGACGATCCCGCCGCCGCCCTGCAGCGAGCCGCCGGCGGGCCGCTCGGTGATCGGCTGGGCGCCCTGGTCCGGCTGTCCGGCACGCATGGGATCGCGCTGGCGCACGCCGTGGACGCCCTCGCCGCCGACGCCGAGGACGGCCTGCGTCGCCGCCGCGACCTCGC contains:
- a CDS encoding TadA family conjugal transfer-associated ATPase encodes the protein MRDARGVVVVSPDDRMRLIDGVRRRCADDVGDVDTASLAALIREEARGLVSDRELLEILADTEAIVLGAGVLEPLLQAPDVTDVLVNGPDDVWVDHGRGLRRAAADLGSVAAVTELAQRLAARAGRRLDAAHPWVDATLPDGSRLHAVIPPIAGGCALVSIRTMRRRTLRLVDLVEGGLDPAVADLLVEMVTARLSFLVSGGTGSGKTTLLSMLLEHVAADERVVVVEDADELRPDHPHTVKLLSRPANIEGSGEVPLRTLVRQALRMRPDRIVVGEVRGAEVTELLMALNTGHHGGAGTVHANSVHDVPARICALGMLADLSADAVQAQLTSAVDVLVHVGRSPDGHRGVEQIALLRAEDRRPVVLPVWRRRGGFTADARLLDELLGEAR
- a CDS encoding type II secretion system F family protein, with the translated sequence MTGVAVLALVAAALAVWPAPAVGRRSGGAPRWSRWRPLPGRPSVDRPRDRVAASFLLGTAALLVAPPHAAVSAALLSFVLLTSWALSRRGRRRLLEQSADCDTLHALAAELRAGHSLAVALRATAATGTAPLCRGAGRAAHAVVMGDDPAAALQRAAGGPLGDRLGALVRLSGTHGIALAHAVDALAADAEDGLRRRRDLAGLLAGPRATANLLAALPVFGVLMGESIGAHPVRTLLHTPAGAVVLVVGVALAAAGVLWTQALVAKVTP